From a single Leclercia sp. AS011 genomic region:
- a CDS encoding DUF6950 family protein: protein MEDEKEMTDEQRTTITDFINSVYGKPVVFGERDCNLTVMFIIDVMTGSNYYSTMKGTYTTIEEGIAKAKDLIGMTPSAFMKKHFNKTDSLEDGVITSSIKKNKTTNVYHTGVYFSGVILVADENNIFTTVHPIDTEYQDLWRVK, encoded by the coding sequence ATGGAAGATGAAAAAGAAATGACAGACGAACAAAGAACAACTATTACAGATTTTATCAACAGTGTTTACGGGAAACCTGTTGTTTTTGGTGAACGGGATTGTAATTTAACCGTTATGTTCATTATTGACGTAATGACAGGTTCCAATTACTACAGCACCATGAAAGGCACATACACCACTATTGAAGAAGGGATCGCGAAAGCAAAAGATCTTATCGGTATGACCCCTTCCGCTTTCATGAAAAAACATTTTAATAAAACAGATTCGTTAGAAGATGGCGTTATTACCTCTTCGATTAAAAAGAATAAAACAACTAACGTCTACCATACTGGCGTTTATTTCTCCGGGGTAATTTTGGTTGCAGACGAAAACAATATTTTCACAACGGTGCATCCAATCGATACCGAGTACCAGGACTTATGGAGGGTTAAATAA
- a CDS encoding cytochrome gives MKDIFKDLIAPRHALKISFPSGDVTVYARPMTVSEYSEHINNPDKQDRDELSILRCIVDENGVPVFDSVDEVKKIYTNVRKQMIGLISLTSFTLDPVEFEKK, from the coding sequence ATGAAAGATATCTTTAAAGATTTGATCGCACCCCGCCACGCTTTAAAAATTAGTTTTCCAAGCGGCGACGTTACTGTATACGCACGACCTATGACCGTATCCGAATACAGCGAACACATCAACAACCCTGATAAACAAGACCGTGATGAATTGTCTATTCTTCGTTGTATCGTGGATGAAAACGGCGTACCCGTGTTCGATTCAGTTGACGAAGTAAAGAAAATCTATACGAACGTCCGTAAACAGATGATTGGTTTGATCAGCCTAACCTCTTTCACTCTGGATCCGGTTGAATTCGAAAAAAAGTAA
- a CDS encoding tail fiber domain-containing protein: protein MADFQNLNVPTDIFVGNHIIVSVSNIITDTPNFDAPDFQVIDNLAAMPELSESREIRRFGTFDSDSESVLAGGTSLAETELVVNKVIGDPVQQMLSDAINNKNQLRFRIFYVMDGVESSAKTGYFRIFNANVISERTSGDQDQVVMTTYGLAPQEILLEGVAKIGEPLYTGAYGIGAGTVDYPGIVDVNALSGNRFVQLQGTSVTNPFGVDTAMLALQGNETQGWQMAVNANGKPLIRVRNLANGVTNGWATVYTSEEKPTPAAINAVAVDGSNHMTGNLRAPEVHAANFRFRRLPGVGNVATATHKIQGSNANDQAVDLLSMVHNGTLATVSTGIFNGTSQVQEAGQRVYSPRNIPTPAVIGALALTGGVLTGDLAVQGTGNFSAPLTVTGGVYKIDLTPGDVSTPRINFKNASNTVTSYVQGTNHLDLVPQSSSYQVRIANGQLNLNGTAAKVFTATNLTMSATAANGDFTISANSTTGSLILGANTGTAAGNHKTKNVKVASDLVNSKDEVVINGSTGKINAKLLDVVYSTPAEIANLYYSKSQIDTSLALYYKKTDSDTRYYTKTQTDALFTPYYTKTQIDAGYYTKAQTDALFTPYYTKTQTDALFTPYYTKTQIETSFKNYYNKTESDARYLVASAVGGMVTEAALTAGLDKKLNLTGGSLTGALSSTAAITTTNSITANSHINTRGYFRVVRGGAPLMQMVNTTESASGAIPTGAVNIGEIQFRLASATTDEGAGLHMGSIGAQRNGNTGGSRTYMWARSYDATTQTSATTAQLDCNGDLGLTRVTTGGFQVTTAQGITPPSNSVNYLTGARTAAGVLRPSADGTASYTTALARASGLNNDFAFGMINNTNGTENFGFWRVVKTRTGNGYDGYGWLNQKGEWEVQQTLATYRMGIARNSTTAAEAGMNIISNRGYIALDNLPAAPSGMGYLAFRVAKVHATATTDDPYAQQALGLVGSQINTTGDGLTFMDGRNKAGTMTARIACDSANNRVQVTHGTFISTNGIDLNPSLAGAIRGKNGAVIIRDHNNGNVTISAGLNTAGTTTGGILYLGYNNIGTSYNNFTSSVEVPVPLNVKAASAFTGLLTASGGLTVSAGATSLAGTLAVGGTSTFTGASTFTGAATFNGTITTKEIIANGSISSRTGSIATRASTADNSAHMWFQNLDGVERALIWADKNGTLLIRSKGAKVDFQNSSLVTTAGLTLGGTATLNGNTVAKAVTATSLSVSGAVTATSLTVSGAVTSDTISTASNIVARTGSITAAGGSLYSNGDGNSHVWFMDNSGKEKTVLYSSGDRQFSIRTMYGGVGREWKFGGNGMINARQAVYGEDQALIRGEIEGGGHDRWQSRASAIQMDCPSGDTSAYNVFKATGWSKSHIAAMDVHMPQWNGQHAICRLMIGNYAYKFHGNGSFHCGDVQQTSDVRLKRNLVQIDSALDKVDQLTGYSYEKKSNLDSTEFDNKEDGLIAQELQKVLPNSVNDKNDVLTVNYSGVTALLVEAVKELTAKVKNLEAQLKGA from the coding sequence ATGGCAGATTTTCAAAATTTAAATGTGCCTACAGATATTTTTGTAGGTAATCATATTATTGTTTCTGTTTCGAATATTATTACTGATACCCCAAATTTCGATGCCCCTGATTTTCAAGTAATCGATAATTTAGCGGCAATGCCTGAATTAAGCGAATCCAGAGAGATCCGTAGATTTGGCACTTTTGATAGTGACTCAGAATCCGTTTTAGCTGGCGGTACTTCACTGGCTGAAACTGAACTGGTAGTTAACAAAGTGATCGGTGATCCGGTTCAACAGATGTTGTCCGATGCTATCAACAACAAGAACCAGCTCCGTTTCCGTATTTTTTACGTAATGGATGGTGTCGAAAGCAGCGCGAAAACAGGTTACTTCCGTATCTTCAACGCTAACGTAATTTCAGAACGTACATCAGGCGATCAAGATCAGGTTGTCATGACTACATACGGGCTGGCTCCTCAAGAAATCCTTTTAGAAGGTGTCGCTAAAATCGGTGAACCCCTCTATACAGGTGCATACGGTATTGGCGCGGGTACTGTTGATTATCCGGGTATTGTGGATGTTAACGCCCTTTCCGGTAACAGGTTCGTACAGTTACAGGGTACGTCAGTAACTAACCCGTTCGGTGTTGATACCGCAATGTTGGCGCTACAGGGGAACGAAACCCAGGGCTGGCAGATGGCTGTTAACGCTAACGGCAAACCGCTGATCCGTGTCCGTAACCTGGCCAACGGTGTTACTAACGGATGGGCTACCGTTTACACCAGCGAAGAAAAGCCAACCCCGGCAGCAATCAACGCTGTAGCGGTAGACGGTTCAAACCATATGACCGGAAACCTTCGCGCCCCAGAAGTACACGCGGCTAACTTCCGTTTCCGTCGCTTACCTGGTGTTGGGAACGTCGCAACAGCTACCCATAAGATCCAGGGTTCAAACGCTAACGATCAGGCGGTTGATCTGTTGTCTATGGTTCATAACGGTACTCTGGCAACGGTATCAACGGGTATCTTTAACGGAACCTCACAGGTACAGGAAGCTGGTCAACGGGTTTACTCCCCTCGCAACATTCCAACCCCGGCAGTAATTGGCGCTCTGGCGCTCACTGGTGGCGTTTTAACGGGTGATCTGGCTGTACAGGGTACGGGTAACTTTAGCGCCCCGCTAACGGTTACTGGTGGCGTATACAAGATTGATCTGACTCCGGGTGATGTCAGCACCCCGCGTATCAACTTCAAGAACGCATCGAACACGGTTACAAGCTACGTTCAAGGTACGAACCATCTTGATCTTGTTCCTCAGTCGTCCAGTTATCAGGTTCGTATTGCTAACGGTCAGTTAAACCTGAACGGAACAGCGGCGAAAGTATTCACCGCAACCAACCTTACGATGTCAGCTACCGCTGCAAACGGTGATTTTACCATTTCGGCTAACAGTACAACTGGTTCCCTGATTCTGGGTGCTAATACCGGTACTGCGGCAGGCAACCATAAAACGAAAAACGTTAAAGTTGCTTCTGATCTGGTTAACTCCAAAGACGAAGTAGTTATTAACGGTTCAACGGGTAAAATTAACGCTAAACTTTTAGACGTTGTTTATTCTACCCCGGCTGAAATCGCTAACCTGTATTATTCAAAAAGTCAGATTGATACAAGTTTAGCTCTGTATTACAAGAAAACTGATTCTGATACTCGTTATTATACTAAAACCCAAACTGATGCACTGTTTACCCCGTATTATACGAAAACTCAGATTGATGCAGGTTATTACACCAAAGCGCAAACTGATGCACTGTTTACACCGTATTATACTAAAACCCAAACTGATGCACTGTTTACCCCGTACTATACGAAAACCCAAATTGAAACCAGTTTCAAAAACTATTACAACAAAACCGAGTCGGACGCTCGTTATTTGGTGGCTAGTGCTGTTGGTGGGATGGTAACAGAAGCGGCGTTAACCGCTGGGTTAGATAAGAAATTAAATCTTACTGGTGGTTCGTTAACTGGTGCTTTAAGTTCAACGGCGGCTATTACTACAACCAACTCTATTACTGCGAATAGTCACATTAACACCCGTGGTTATTTCCGTGTTGTTCGTGGTGGCGCTCCACTGATGCAGATGGTGAACACTACCGAATCCGCATCCGGTGCTATTCCAACTGGTGCAGTTAATATTGGTGAAATCCAATTTAGGTTAGCTTCTGCAACCACGGACGAAGGCGCAGGTTTGCACATGGGATCAATCGGCGCTCAACGAAACGGTAATACAGGCGGTTCCCGTACCTATATGTGGGCTAGGTCATACGATGCCACTACGCAGACATCAGCCACAACCGCACAGCTTGATTGTAACGGTGATCTAGGTTTAACCCGTGTTACTACTGGCGGTTTCCAGGTAACAACCGCACAAGGTATTACCCCGCCGTCAAACAGTGTTAACTATCTTACTGGTGCGCGTACTGCGGCTGGTGTTTTACGTCCTAGCGCTGACGGTACGGCAAGCTATACGACCGCGTTAGCCCGTGCTTCTGGCCTTAACAATGATTTTGCTTTCGGCATGATCAACAACACCAACGGAACAGAAAACTTCGGTTTCTGGCGAGTGGTAAAGACTCGTACAGGTAACGGTTATGATGGTTACGGATGGTTGAACCAGAAAGGTGAATGGGAAGTACAACAGACCCTAGCAACTTATCGTATGGGTATTGCCCGTAACAGCACCACGGCGGCAGAAGCGGGAATGAACATCATTTCTAACCGTGGGTACATCGCGTTGGATAATCTTCCGGCGGCTCCTTCCGGTATGGGTTATCTTGCTTTCCGTGTCGCTAAAGTACACGCAACAGCTACCACTGATGATCCTTATGCTCAACAGGCTTTAGGTTTAGTAGGTTCTCAGATCAATACTACTGGTGACGGTCTGACTTTTATGGACGGTCGGAACAAAGCGGGAACCATGACCGCGCGTATTGCTTGCGATTCTGCTAATAACCGGGTTCAGGTTACACACGGTACGTTTATTTCAACAAATGGTATCGATTTAAACCCATCATTAGCGGGTGCTATTCGTGGTAAAAACGGCGCTGTAATTATCAGGGATCATAATAATGGTAACGTTACTATTTCCGCTGGTTTGAATACGGCTGGTACTACTACAGGCGGTATTCTTTACCTGGGTTATAATAACATCGGCACTTCATACAATAACTTCACCAGTTCCGTTGAAGTACCTGTACCGTTAAATGTTAAAGCTGCTTCTGCGTTTACCGGGTTATTAACTGCAAGTGGTGGTTTAACTGTTTCCGCTGGTGCAACTTCATTAGCTGGTACTCTGGCTGTTGGTGGTACTTCTACGTTTACAGGTGCTTCTACCTTTACTGGTGCTGCAACGTTTAACGGTACGATCACAACCAAAGAGATCATTGCTAACGGTAGTATTTCATCAAGAACAGGCAGCATTGCAACAAGAGCATCTACCGCAGATAACAGCGCTCATATGTGGTTCCAGAACCTTGACGGTGTTGAACGTGCATTAATTTGGGCTGATAAAAACGGCACGTTATTAATAAGGTCGAAAGGTGCTAAGGTTGATTTCCAAAACTCAAGCTTAGTAACAACCGCTGGTTTAACTTTAGGTGGTACAGCAACGTTAAACGGGAATACAGTTGCTAAAGCAGTAACCGCAACCAGTTTGTCTGTTTCAGGTGCAGTAACCGCAACTAGTTTAACTGTTTCCGGTGCAGTAACTTCGGATACTATTTCTACTGCTAGTAATATTGTGGCAAGAACTGGTTCTATTACAGCGGCAGGCGGATCACTTTATTCAAATGGTGATGGTAACTCACACGTTTGGTTTATGGATAATTCTGGTAAAGAAAAAACAGTTCTTTATTCTAGCGGTGATAGACAGTTTAGTATTCGCACAATGTATGGCGGTGTTGGTCGTGAATGGAAATTCGGCGGCAACGGTATGATCAATGCTAGACAAGCTGTGTATGGCGAAGACCAAGCATTGATACGAGGCGAAATTGAAGGCGGCGGTCATGATCGTTGGCAATCAAGAGCATCGGCTATACAGATGGATTGTCCTTCTGGTGACACTAGCGCATATAATGTTTTCAAAGCGACGGGGTGGAGTAAATCACATATTGCGGCTATGGATGTTCATATGCCTCAATGGAACGGTCAACATGCTATCTGTAGATTGATGATCGGCAATTACGCTTATAAATTCCACGGTAACGGTAGTTTTCATTGTGGTGATGTTCAACAAACATCAGATGTCAGATTAAAACGGAATCTTGTTCAGATTGATTCCGCACTGGATAAAGTTGATCAACTTACTGGTTATTCTTACGAGAAGAAATCGAATCTTGATTCAACTGAATTCGATAACAAAGAAGATGGTTTAATCGCGCAGGAATTACAGAAAGTATTGCCTAATTCTGTAAATGATAAAAATGACGTTCTGACTGTTAATTATTCCGGCGTTACCGCGTTACTGGTGGAAGCTGTTAAAGAACTCACCGCAAAAGTAAAAAACCTCGAAGCACAACTCAAAGGGGCTTAA